One stretch of Chryseobacterium indologenes DNA includes these proteins:
- the thiD gene encoding bifunctional hydroxymethylpyrimidine kinase/phosphomethylpyrimidine kinase, translating into MKKYKYPSVLTIAGFDGSGGAGIQADIKTTSALGCFSTSVLTALPVQNTQGVRKIYPIPVEAVADQIKAILDDIVPDAIKIGMVHTPQLVETIVSTLAEYPKIPIVFDPVMVATSGHRLIEEETITALTTMLFPIADVITPNMDEASILADMKVETLEDLYTAGIKIKKLGCKTILLKGGHQETSTITSLFYDESENFHSFETLKFNTNNTHGSGCTLSSAIAAYIAQGKNLYEAVSLGQQYIYQAIENGIDVQTGHGNGPLNHFFNPQKLIKNEMV; encoded by the coding sequence ATGAAAAAATACAAATACCCTTCAGTATTAACGATTGCTGGTTTCGACGGAAGTGGTGGAGCTGGTATCCAGGCAGATATTAAAACAACTTCTGCTTTAGGCTGCTTTTCGACATCAGTATTGACGGCTTTGCCTGTACAGAATACACAGGGAGTACGGAAAATATACCCTATTCCTGTAGAGGCAGTTGCTGATCAAATAAAAGCGATCCTGGACGATATTGTTCCTGATGCTATAAAAATCGGAATGGTTCACACTCCCCAGCTGGTAGAAACCATTGTTTCCACATTAGCAGAATATCCTAAGATTCCTATTGTTTTTGACCCTGTAATGGTTGCCACCAGCGGACATCGTTTAATTGAAGAAGAGACCATCACAGCACTCACTACAATGCTTTTTCCCATAGCCGATGTCATTACTCCCAATATGGATGAGGCATCAATTTTAGCAGATATGAAAGTAGAAACTCTGGAAGATTTATACACTGCAGGAATCAAAATCAAAAAACTAGGTTGTAAAACTATTCTTCTTAAAGGCGGACATCAGGAAACCTCAACCATTACATCCCTCTTCTATGATGAAAGCGAGAATTTCCACTCTTTTGAAACACTGAAATTTAATACCAATAACACCCACGGTTCTGGTTGTACACTTTCATCTGCTATTGCCGCATATATTGCTCAGGGTAAAAACCTTTACGAGGCGGTTTCTCTTGGGCAGCAATATATCTACCAAGCCATAGAAAACGGAATAGATGTACAAACAGGTCATGGAAACGGGCCGCTGAACCACTTTTTTAATCCTCAAAAACTTATCAAAAATGAAATGGTCTGA
- the thiM gene encoding hydroxyethylthiazole kinase: MEKNLWQQVQLVRQKSPLVHNITNYVVMNNTANALLAAGASPIMAHAKSEIREMINIAHSVVINIGTLDEYWSESMLMAAETANAIHKPWVLDPVGAGATSFRDQILHQLLQFQPAVIRGNASEIIALAKINTTVTKGVDSTAESIDAVEAAQILVNQYNTIVCISGETDIILSQNQSIHIKNGHTLMTRVTGLGCSASALTGAFIAIAEDKVSGTAAAMSLLGIAGELAVRESKGPGSLQVNLIDKLYNMTEEEFIRHLKIEKS, translated from the coding sequence ATGGAAAAAAATCTTTGGCAACAAGTTCAGCTTGTACGACAAAAGTCTCCGCTTGTTCATAATATAACCAACTATGTAGTGATGAACAATACTGCCAATGCTCTTCTGGCAGCAGGAGCCTCTCCTATTATGGCCCATGCCAAATCAGAAATCAGGGAAATGATTAATATAGCCCATTCTGTGGTTATTAACATTGGCACTCTGGATGAATATTGGTCGGAATCTATGCTGATGGCCGCAGAAACAGCAAATGCCATTCATAAACCATGGGTGCTGGATCCTGTGGGAGCAGGAGCAACTTCATTCCGTGATCAGATTTTGCACCAGCTGTTGCAATTTCAGCCTGCAGTAATCAGAGGAAATGCTTCTGAGATTATTGCTCTCGCCAAAATCAATACAACAGTCACCAAAGGAGTAGACAGTACTGCAGAAAGTATTGATGCTGTGGAAGCTGCACAAATCCTGGTTAACCAATACAATACTATTGTCTGTATTTCCGGTGAAACGGATATTATCCTTAGCCAAAATCAATCTATACACATCAAAAACGGACATACTCTTATGACCAGAGTAACGGGGTTGGGATGTTCTGCAAGTGCATTAACCGGAGCATTCATTGCTATTGCGGAAGATAAAGTATCAGGTACCGCCGCGGCTATGTCGTTATTGGGAATAGCAGGTGAGCTTGCTGTTCGTGAAAGTAAAGGCCCTGGCAGTCTTCAGGTCAATTTGATTGATAAACTATATAATATGACCGAAGAGGAATTTATCCGTCATTTAAAAATAGAAAAATCATGA
- a CDS encoding TonB-dependent receptor plug domain-containing protein, giving the protein MRNKKTILSASVLFFLGVFTYGQEKDSIKTKKDSVSTNKVEEVVILGSRAGARSKADSPVPVDVFNLKEASVVLPQSNIGQILNAIAPSFTSTIQTNSDGTDHLDPAQLRGLGPDQVLVLVNGKRRHTSALVNVNGTPGRGTVGTDLNAIPSFALNRIEVLRDGAAAQYGSDAIAGVMNLELKRDTGKLAGQISYGGNLTPTANDHTGNFDGQNIQLDLNYGNKIGTKGGFFNITWSSQFRNPTYRAGTESGQIYNAYNAIEQRALRDGVNLSSLFDNINNTPNSQQIINYIHQYAQGVNYFTSGQLAGIQGANTIQDIKDGAGNVIQKGLQSLLNFDVTDQELAYRGQTRKDFNMQVGQSKLNNHQLFINAEVPVSDNWKVYTFGGYSLRHGVSGGFYRRPRESRTFTGLYPSGYLPQIGTDIQDISLATGIKGKWEGWNIDFSNTFGQNSFTYNIRNTGNTSLRFASPNEFDAGGLRFTQNTINLDFSKKYEVLEGLNIAFGGEHRFENFKMTAGEEASYTTYDVLGNPWNNTTQRPTDFFGASLPGGSQVFSGFKPENAVNKNRQSLAAYADVELNFTNWLLVDAAARYENYSDFGSTFNYKLASRIKVAPNFNVRFAGSTGFRAPSIHQIYYNVSSTLFTNGQLLEVGTYSNDSRLAGQLNIPKLKQETSKSASLGFTYKIPSVNLTFTADGYFTKIDNRIILTDQFLRKDVPGDAQIEFDKLNVNAAQFFTNAIDTETKGVDVVISHNARFSGIKLDNNFAINLNQTKQVGEIHSAGLLKSPALEKVYFSEKSRVYLEEAVPRVKASLSHTLTWKGASFYLRNTYFGKVTGADVLDANGDGIIGFNEHQTIGDKIITDISAAYQFTKNIGLTVGVNNLFDIYPTKNLPASSNNDQFIYSRSTSQFGQNGRYVFTRLNFNF; this is encoded by the coding sequence ATGAGAAATAAAAAAACTATTCTTTCCGCTTCTGTTCTGTTCTTTTTGGGAGTTTTTACCTATGGACAGGAGAAAGACAGCATTAAAACAAAAAAAGACAGTGTTTCAACCAATAAAGTAGAAGAAGTTGTTATTCTGGGATCCAGAGCCGGAGCAAGATCAAAAGCAGACAGTCCTGTTCCTGTGGATGTATTCAATCTGAAGGAAGCTTCAGTGGTTCTTCCACAATCTAATATCGGACAGATCCTAAACGCCATTGCTCCTTCTTTTACCTCTACTATTCAAACCAATTCTGATGGAACAGACCATTTGGATCCAGCCCAATTAAGAGGCTTGGGACCGGACCAGGTTTTGGTTTTGGTTAATGGAAAGAGAAGGCACACCTCTGCACTGGTTAACGTTAACGGAACACCGGGAAGAGGAACTGTAGGAACGGATTTGAACGCTATTCCTTCTTTTGCTTTAAACAGAATAGAAGTTTTAAGAGATGGAGCAGCCGCACAATATGGGTCTGATGCCATTGCCGGAGTAATGAACCTCGAACTGAAAAGAGACACCGGAAAGCTGGCTGGTCAGATCAGCTACGGTGGAAATCTAACCCCTACAGCCAATGATCATACCGGAAACTTCGACGGACAGAATATTCAGCTAGATCTGAACTATGGGAATAAGATCGGAACCAAAGGCGGTTTTTTCAATATTACCTGGTCCTCACAGTTCAGAAATCCTACTTACAGAGCCGGAACAGAATCAGGACAAATCTATAATGCTTATAATGCTATTGAACAACGTGCATTAAGAGATGGAGTAAACCTGTCTTCTCTTTTTGATAATATAAATAATACACCGAATTCACAACAGATTATTAATTACATTCACCAATATGCTCAAGGGGTCAATTATTTTACTTCCGGTCAATTGGCAGGTATACAAGGTGCCAATACGATTCAGGATATAAAAGATGGAGCAGGAAATGTTATACAGAAGGGACTTCAGTCTTTATTGAATTTTGATGTTACTGATCAGGAGTTAGCCTACAGAGGGCAGACGAGAAAAGACTTCAACATGCAGGTAGGGCAATCTAAGCTTAATAATCATCAGCTTTTTATCAATGCTGAGGTACCTGTAAGTGATAATTGGAAAGTATATACTTTTGGAGGGTATAGTTTAAGACATGGAGTTTCCGGAGGATTTTACAGAAGGCCGAGGGAGAGCAGAACGTTTACAGGCTTATATCCTAGCGGTTATCTGCCACAGATAGGAACCGATATTCAGGATATTTCATTAGCAACAGGAATTAAAGGAAAATGGGAGGGATGGAATATCGATTTCAGTAATACTTTTGGACAAAACTCTTTTACATACAATATAAGAAATACCGGTAACACTTCTTTACGGTTTGCTTCTCCTAATGAATTTGACGCCGGGGGATTAAGGTTTACCCAAAATACCATCAATTTAGATTTCTCTAAAAAATATGAGGTCCTGGAAGGGTTGAATATCGCATTTGGAGGTGAGCACCGTTTTGAAAATTTTAAAATGACAGCCGGTGAAGAAGCGTCTTATACCACTTACGATGTATTGGGAAATCCATGGAATAATACAACCCAAAGACCTACGGATTTTTTTGGCGCCTCTTTGCCGGGAGGTTCACAGGTATTCAGTGGATTCAAACCGGAGAATGCAGTCAATAAGAACAGGCAGTCATTGGCAGCGTATGCAGATGTAGAATTAAACTTTACCAATTGGCTTTTAGTGGATGCAGCTGCGAGATATGAAAATTATTCAGATTTCGGGTCTACATTTAATTATAAACTTGCTTCAAGAATTAAAGTGGCTCCTAATTTCAATGTGAGATTTGCAGGATCTACAGGATTCAGAGCACCGTCTATTCACCAGATCTATTATAATGTAAGTTCTACCTTATTTACGAATGGTCAACTTCTTGAAGTGGGAACTTACAGTAATGATTCCCGATTGGCAGGACAGTTGAATATTCCAAAATTGAAACAGGAAACTTCAAAATCTGCAAGTCTAGGATTTACTTATAAAATTCCATCTGTGAATCTTACATTCACAGCTGATGGATATTTTACTAAAATTGATAACAGAATTATTCTTACCGATCAGTTCTTAAGAAAAGACGTACCCGGCGATGCTCAAATAGAGTTTGATAAATTAAATGTAAACGCAGCTCAGTTTTTCACCAATGCTATCGATACGGAAACAAAAGGAGTGGATGTTGTGATCTCCCATAATGCAAGATTTTCAGGCATAAAACTGGATAATAATTTTGCCATTAACCTTAACCAGACTAAGCAGGTAGGTGAAATTCATTCAGCAGGGTTGCTGAAATCTCCAGCTCTTGAAAAAGTTTATTTTTCTGAAAAATCAAGAGTATATCTGGAAGAAGCTGTACCAAGAGTAAAAGCGAGTCTTTCTCATACATTGACATGGAAGGGAGCAAGTTTCTACCTTAGAAATACTTATTTCGGGAAAGTAACAGGGGCAGATGTTCTTGATGCTAACGGAGATGGGATTATAGGTTTCAATGAGCACCAGACCATAGGAGATAAGATCATTACCGATATTTCAGCAGCATATCAGTTTACTAAAAATATCGGATTAACCGTAGGAGTTAATAATCTGTTTGATATTTATCCTACCAAAAACTTACCCGCTTCAAGTAATAACGATCAGTTTATTTACTCCCGTTCCACTTCACAGTTTGGACAGAACGGACGGTATGTCTTTACAAGACTTAATTTCAATTTTTAA
- a CDS encoding carbon starvation CstA family protein — protein sequence MDSLNNINALTLIFASVLLFAIAYRFYGIFIANKVLRLNDQNVTPAVEFADGKDYVATNKNVLFGHHFAAIAAAGPLVGPVLAAQFGYLPGALWILIGCVLGGGVHDMVVLFASVRHKGQSLATIASKEIGKATGTVAGFAILFILVLTLAGLSLACINAMHEASWSLFTVVITMPIAIIMGLIMRYKKNSVLFASILGGILLIAGIIGGHGLMQNPTMNNLFSWNIKTISIAIPLYGFIASVLPVWLLLVPRDYLSTYLKIGTIIMLAIGVIVIHPTVQMPAITAFVNGGGPIIGGPVLPFIFIVIACGAISGFHAVIATGTTPKMLNKEREILFVGYGAMLVEGFVALMALIAACTLMPGDYFAINTPKEAYDSFLATHPSLHGVDIDYYSQKIGIDLYGRTGGAVSLAVGMAHIFNKIPYMDQLTAYWYNFAIMFEAVFILTAIDAGTRVGRFFLQEMLGSVVPKFNDKNWIPGIIISSLLFTFAWGYLVYTGNVNSIWPLFGISNQLLAACGLIVCTTMLIRMNRGKYALCSAIPGIFMAGITFWAGYIQVTSIYIPKGQYLLAALAITAMVLMLIVFIGAFRKWYQLLQINTTEIDHYGEPVKELVER from the coding sequence ATGGATTCTCTAAACAATATCAATGCTCTTACCCTCATATTTGCCTCCGTTCTTCTTTTTGCAATAGCTTACCGTTTCTATGGTATTTTTATTGCCAATAAAGTTCTCAGACTTAATGATCAAAATGTAACCCCTGCTGTAGAATTTGCAGATGGTAAAGATTATGTTGCTACCAATAAAAATGTACTCTTTGGACATCATTTTGCGGCTATTGCAGCAGCTGGACCATTAGTAGGTCCTGTTCTTGCAGCACAGTTCGGATATCTTCCCGGTGCATTATGGATCCTAATAGGCTGTGTATTAGGGGGTGGAGTTCATGATATGGTTGTACTCTTTGCTTCTGTGAGGCATAAAGGTCAGAGTCTTGCTACTATTGCGTCAAAAGAAATTGGGAAAGCAACGGGAACGGTAGCAGGTTTTGCTATACTCTTCATCCTTGTTCTTACACTGGCAGGCTTATCTTTAGCATGCATCAATGCTATGCATGAAGCTTCATGGTCTCTTTTTACAGTAGTGATTACAATGCCTATTGCGATCATTATGGGGCTGATTATGCGGTATAAAAAAAACAGCGTTCTGTTTGCAAGTATTTTAGGCGGTATTTTGCTGATTGCTGGGATTATCGGCGGTCATGGGCTGATGCAGAATCCTACTATGAATAATTTATTTTCATGGAATATTAAAACAATTTCCATCGCCATTCCTTTGTATGGTTTTATTGCTTCTGTATTACCGGTATGGCTTCTTTTAGTTCCAAGAGATTACCTTTCCACTTATCTAAAAATAGGAACTATTATTATGCTGGCTATTGGGGTCATTGTCATACATCCTACTGTTCAGATGCCTGCTATCACAGCTTTTGTAAATGGTGGAGGGCCCATTATAGGAGGCCCGGTACTTCCTTTTATTTTTATTGTCATTGCCTGTGGAGCGATTTCCGGGTTCCATGCTGTGATTGCTACCGGGACCACTCCAAAAATGCTGAATAAAGAAAGAGAAATTCTTTTTGTAGGATATGGAGCGATGCTTGTAGAAGGATTTGTAGCTTTAATGGCACTTATTGCTGCCTGTACACTGATGCCAGGTGATTATTTTGCAATCAATACCCCTAAAGAAGCTTATGATTCATTTCTGGCAACACATCCCTCTCTGCATGGAGTAGATATAGATTATTATTCACAGAAAATAGGTATTGACCTGTATGGCAGAACAGGAGGTGCGGTATCCCTTGCGGTTGGGATGGCACATATCTTCAATAAAATCCCGTATATGGATCAGTTGACTGCTTATTGGTATAATTTTGCGATTATGTTTGAGGCAGTGTTTATCCTTACTGCTATTGATGCAGGAACTAGGGTTGGACGTTTCTTTTTACAGGAAATGCTAGGTTCTGTAGTTCCAAAGTTTAATGATAAAAACTGGATTCCCGGGATTATCATCAGCAGCCTTCTTTTCACTTTTGCCTGGGGATACCTGGTATATACTGGAAATGTAAACAGTATCTGGCCGTTATTCGGGATCAGTAACCAGCTATTGGCTGCCTGTGGACTTATTGTATGTACAACGATGCTAATTAGGATGAACAGAGGAAAATATGCTTTGTGTTCAGCAATTCCCGGAATTTTTATGGCTGGAATAACATTCTGGGCCGGTTATATTCAGGTGACCAGCATTTATATCCCAAAAGGGCAATATTTACTTGCCGCACTAGCCATAACGGCAATGGTCCTTATGCTTATTGTATTTATAGGAGCTTTCAGAAAGTGGTATCAGTTACTGCAAATTAACACCACAGAAATTGATCATTATGGAGAACCAGTGAAAGAACTGGTAGAGAGATAA
- a CDS encoding ATP-dependent helicase, translating into MDYLKGLNESQYEAVTSLQGPLMVLAGAGSGKTRVLTMRIAHLIHNGIDPFNILALTFTNKAAREMKERIAKVVGDSNARSLWMGTFHSVFARILRIEAHYLGYPSNFTIYDQQDALNVIKKVLKDMNIDADLYKPKKVQARISTYKNNLITVKAYFNNPELMEADEKANMKFIGQIYQRYVEQCFKNGSMDFDDLLLKTNELLTRFPEVLAKYQDRFRYIMVDEYQDTNHSQYLIVKALASKFENICVVGDDAQSIYSFRGANIYNILNFKKDYPDAITVSLEQNYRSTQNIVNAANVVIAKNLQQFKKNVFSDNEEGDKIKIYRSLSDADEANFVAGNIWELRNRDQRKYSDFAILYRTNSQTRAFEDALRRKNIPYKVYGGLSFYQRKEVKDLIGYLRLLINENDSEALMRIINYPARGIGDTTQNKLIVFADAQNLPVSKVLDNLPIYAPQLGLNNGVLNKLNDFWSMIKAFQVLLKTETAYSVAMEVAKRSGLIKFLKDDQTPEGISRVENVQELMNSMQGFIEEQMQLEDGDPSLSNFLENIALSADTQDKDLEDDMVSLMTIHLSKGLEFPVVHLVGLEENLFPSFMSSATREDLEEERRLFYVALTRAEKQAFFSYAVSRFQWGKITDAEPSRFLSEIDDEYIEFLNPAMEKRFINNSGVKSNIFDEHPSEIKSFKKVEKKTLNRGEDHSKPAPEVRKLKPVSTAKIINPSGASSQDIEVGDKVRHDRFGIGEVTFLDGTDPQNIKAKVVFMHEGEKNLILKYAKLTKI; encoded by the coding sequence ATGGATTATCTGAAAGGACTCAATGAATCACAATATGAAGCCGTTACTTCTTTACAAGGACCTTTAATGGTACTTGCAGGAGCAGGTTCCGGTAAAACACGTGTGCTTACGATGCGTATAGCTCACCTTATCCATAATGGAATAGACCCTTTCAATATCCTGGCACTTACTTTTACCAACAAAGCAGCCCGTGAGATGAAAGAACGTATTGCAAAAGTAGTAGGAGACAGCAATGCAAGAAGTCTTTGGATGGGAACATTTCACTCGGTTTTCGCAAGAATTTTAAGAATTGAAGCACATTATCTGGGCTATCCTTCCAATTTTACCATTTATGATCAGCAGGATGCATTGAATGTGATTAAAAAAGTACTGAAGGATATGAATATTGATGCTGATCTTTATAAACCCAAAAAAGTTCAGGCAAGAATTTCAACCTATAAAAATAATCTGATTACCGTTAAAGCATATTTCAACAATCCTGAATTAATGGAGGCTGATGAAAAGGCTAACATGAAATTTATCGGACAAATTTATCAGAGATATGTTGAGCAGTGTTTCAAAAACGGATCAATGGATTTTGATGATTTATTGTTAAAAACCAATGAATTACTAACCCGCTTTCCGGAAGTATTGGCGAAATACCAGGACAGGTTCAGATATATCATGGTAGATGAGTACCAGGATACCAACCACTCTCAGTATCTTATTGTAAAAGCATTGGCTTCCAAGTTTGAAAATATCTGTGTGGTAGGAGATGACGCCCAGTCTATTTACTCTTTCCGTGGCGCTAATATTTATAACATCCTGAATTTTAAAAAGGATTATCCGGATGCCATTACAGTATCATTGGAACAAAATTACCGTTCCACACAAAATATTGTAAACGCAGCGAATGTTGTTATTGCAAAAAACTTACAACAGTTTAAGAAAAACGTTTTCAGCGATAATGAAGAAGGAGATAAAATTAAAATTTACCGTTCCCTTTCTGATGCTGATGAAGCCAACTTCGTAGCCGGAAATATCTGGGAGCTTCGTAACCGTGACCAGAGAAAGTATAGCGATTTTGCTATTTTATACAGAACCAATTCTCAGACCAGAGCATTTGAAGATGCTTTGAGACGCAAGAATATTCCGTACAAAGTATATGGAGGGCTTTCCTTCTATCAAAGAAAAGAAGTTAAGGATTTAATAGGTTATCTGCGTCTTTTAATCAATGAAAATGATTCGGAAGCATTAATGAGAATTATCAATTATCCGGCAAGAGGAATTGGAGATACCACCCAAAATAAATTGATTGTTTTTGCAGACGCCCAGAATCTGCCTGTATCAAAAGTTTTGGATAATTTACCGATTTATGCTCCTCAATTAGGATTAAATAATGGGGTTTTAAATAAACTGAATGACTTCTGGTCCATGATTAAAGCATTCCAGGTGTTGTTGAAGACAGAAACTGCTTACAGTGTGGCTATGGAAGTGGCTAAACGAAGTGGCCTGATCAAGTTCTTAAAAGATGATCAAACCCCTGAAGGGATATCCAGAGTAGAAAACGTTCAGGAATTAATGAACTCAATGCAAGGATTTATTGAAGAGCAAATGCAGTTGGAAGACGGAGATCCGAGCCTTTCGAATTTCCTTGAAAATATCGCTCTGTCGGCGGATACCCAGGATAAAGATCTGGAAGATGATATGGTTTCTCTGATGACCATTCACCTTTCAAAAGGACTTGAATTTCCTGTAGTTCACCTGGTAGGTCTTGAAGAAAACCTTTTCCCAAGCTTTATGAGTTCTGCCACCAGAGAAGACCTTGAAGAAGAAAGACGATTATTCTATGTGGCATTAACTAGAGCTGAAAAGCAGGCGTTCTTCTCGTATGCTGTTTCCCGTTTTCAGTGGGGAAAAATTACTGATGCGGAGCCATCAAGATTCCTGAGTGAGATTGATGATGAATATATAGAATTCCTTAATCCGGCAATGGAGAAAAGGTTTATCAATAATTCAGGGGTAAAGTCCAATATTTTTGATGAACATCCATCAGAAATAAAATCTTTCAAAAAGGTAGAGAAAAAGACGCTTAACAGAGGTGAGGATCATTCAAAACCTGCTCCGGAAGTAAGAAAACTCAAGCCGGTAAGCACAGCGAAAATTATCAATCCAAGCGGAGCATCTTCTCAGGATATTGAAGTGGGTGATAAAGTGAGACATGATCGTTTCGGTATTGGGGAAGTGACTTTCCTGGATGGTACAGATCCTCAAAATATCAAAGCGAAAGTGGTATTCATGCATGAGGGTGAGAAAAACCTGATCTTGAAGTATGCTAAGCTTACCAAGATTTAA
- the tenA gene encoding thiaminase II, translating to MKWSESTWNDIQECYQSILNMPFIKELSAGNLPQDKFRFYMAQDSLYLEHFGRTLSLIAAKIPDLQDVLTFMRFAENAIVVENALHESYFKDFGLTDKGILQPVCHHYIHFLRSTAALESVEIAVAAVLPCFWIYREVGNYIYEIQNTVNNPYEKWISTYAGEEFSAAVDQAIAICDKIAKNTTEEIRKKMTEAFITASRMEYYFWEAAYDLKTWK from the coding sequence ATGAAATGGTCTGAATCAACCTGGAATGATATACAAGAATGCTATCAATCTATTCTGAATATGCCTTTTATCAAAGAATTATCGGCAGGTAACTTACCACAGGATAAATTCCGTTTTTATATGGCCCAGGACTCTTTATATCTGGAGCACTTTGGAAGAACTCTTTCCCTTATTGCGGCAAAGATCCCTGATCTTCAGGATGTACTTACCTTTATGCGTTTTGCAGAAAATGCTATTGTTGTAGAAAATGCTCTTCACGAATCCTATTTCAAAGACTTTGGACTCACTGATAAAGGAATTTTACAACCGGTGTGCCATCATTATATTCACTTTCTGAGAAGTACTGCCGCTTTGGAATCTGTGGAAATTGCGGTTGCCGCAGTTCTTCCTTGCTTCTGGATTTATCGTGAAGTTGGAAATTATATCTATGAAATTCAAAATACAGTAAACAATCCCTATGAAAAATGGATTTCTACCTATGCAGGGGAAGAATTTTCAGCAGCTGTGGATCAGGCAATTGCCATCTGTGATAAAATAGCTAAAAACACCACTGAGGAAATCAGAAAAAAAATGACAGAAGCCTTTATCACCGCATCAAGAATGGAATATTACTTCTGGGAAGCCGCTTATGATCTGAAAACATGGAAGTAA
- the thiE gene encoding thiamine phosphate synthase yields the protein MNINLFPYSLYLVISEADCMGKNFLEVAEQAILGGVDIIQLREKKDSTEAFLQKAIQLIEITNKYGIPLIINDNITVAEKVHSAGIHVGNSDATPQDLRQRPLIRNKMIGYSIEYLAQLNNEQTKVADYLGISPVFKTKTKTDTIAEWGLEGITQIRQLTEKPLVAIGNIHLDNARAVINAGADCLAVVSAICSADDPQKAAYELKNEMIK from the coding sequence ATGAATATAAACCTTTTCCCTTACTCATTATACCTGGTGATTTCTGAAGCAGACTGTATGGGGAAAAACTTTCTGGAAGTTGCAGAGCAGGCCATATTAGGTGGTGTAGATATCATACAGCTTCGAGAAAAAAAAGACAGCACTGAAGCATTTCTTCAAAAAGCCATTCAGCTTATTGAAATCACCAATAAATATGGTATTCCACTTATTATTAACGATAATATAACCGTTGCTGAAAAAGTACATTCAGCTGGAATACACGTTGGCAACAGCGATGCAACTCCTCAGGATCTAAGACAGCGGCCTTTGATCAGGAATAAAATGATTGGTTATTCTATAGAATACCTGGCCCAGCTGAATAATGAACAAACTAAAGTAGCTGACTATCTTGGAATAAGTCCTGTTTTTAAAACCAAAACCAAAACAGATACTATTGCAGAATGGGGATTGGAAGGAATTACTCAAATCAGGCAGCTTACGGAAAAGCCATTGGTAGCAATAGGCAATATTCACCTGGATAATGCAAGAGCTGTTATCAATGCAGGAGCAGACTGCCTCGCTGTAGTTTCTGCTATATGTAGCGCAGATGATCCTCAAAAAGCAGCTTATGAATTAAAAAATGAAATGATAAAATGA